A stretch of DNA from Dehalococcoidia bacterium:
CGGCCCGAGGATCGGCGCGAAGATCACGGGCACCGAGATCAGCGCCGAGGCCTTGGCCCGCTCCTCGCCGGGAAACTCGCGCGAGAGGATCGCCGTGCTCACCGGCGTCATCATGCCGCCGCCCGCCCCTTGCACGAAGCGGAAGACGATCAGCTCCTGAATGCTGCGCGCTTGCCCGCACAGCGCCGAGCCGGCGACGAAGATCGCCATCGCCGCGAGAAAGGTGCGCTTGGTGCCGAAGCGGTCGGAGAGAAAGCCCGCGCCGGGGATGAACAGCGCCAGGCTGAGCAGGTAGCCCGTCACCGTCCACTCGACGGTTGAGAGCGGCGCATTGTGGAAGTCGGCCTGCAGGCGGGGGATGGCGACGTTGACCGCGGTGCTGTCCAGGATGTCCATGAACAGCCCGAACATGAAGACGATCGCCACGAGCCACTTGTAGTCGAGCCGCTTCAGCCGGGAGAGCATCACTGCACCTGGGGAGGGTTTAGACATGGTTTCAAAACCGGCGTTCAGGTGCGATCGCACACCTACAAGCGGGAACTCGAGCCGGTTATGAAACCATCTGTTAGGGTAGCGGGTAGAGGAGAGAAGGGTGGGGCGTCGCTCCTGAAAGTGCTCCGCTCTGCACCCTGCCCTGCAACCCTCGGCCGCACCGGCCCCTGCGAGCATGGTACGTGCCCCGCAGGCGTTGCGGAACGAACTTCGCGCTTTGCGCCGCTGGAATCGCCCAGAATTAAGGAATCAGTAAGACACGGCCGAAGGCGCTGCGGCTTTCGATGTAGGCGTGCGCCGCTGCCGCTGCTGAGAGTGGAAACGTGCGGTCGATCACGACCTCCAGCTTGCCCGCCGCCACGTCGGCGATGTGCCGCGCGATCAGCTGCTGCACGCGCTCGCCCTGCATCTCGGCGCCCAGGAAGACGCCGGTCAGCGTCTGGTTGCCGCGCGCCAGGTTGGACACGTCCAGCCGCCGGTCGGAGCGGCCCATGTTGCCCACGGTAATGCAGCGGCCGCGGTAGGCGAGGCAGGCGAGGCTGCCCTGCAAGGTCGTGCCCACCGGATCGACGACCAGATCGACGCCGCGCCCACCGGTCGCCTCCTGCACGGCCGGCACCAGCTCGCGCTCGCGGTAGTTGATGCCGGTGTCCATGCCGAACGCGTGCAGGCGCTCCAGCTTCTCGTCGCTGGAAGCCGTGGCCAGCACTGTGGCGCCCGCGCGCTTGGCGAGCTGGATCGCGGCCAGGCCCACACCGCCGCCGCCGCCCTGGATCAGCACCGACTCGCCGGCCTGCAGGCGGCCGAACTCGAACAGGCAGTCGTCGGCCGTGCCGAAGGGGATGGGAATGCAGGCCGCCGTGCGGATGTCCATGCCGTCCGGCACCAGCCAGCTGCCGCGGGCGCCGACCATCACCTTCTCGGCGTGCGAGCCGTACGGCACGGTGATCACCACGCGCTGCCCGACGTGCCGTTCGGTGACGCCCTCGCCCGCCTCGATTATCGTGCCCGCGCACTGGTAGCCGACGATGTGCGGCCGTCCGGCCATCTCGCCGCCGGCGCGGTGCAGCACGTCGCCGCCCTCGATGCTTACCGCCTCAACCCTCGCCACGATCGTGCGCGGCGCGCAGACCGGGTCCGGCATCTCCTCGTAGCGGAAGACCTCCGGCCCGCCCGTCTCGTAGTACACCGCTGCTTTCATCGCTCACGTCCTCTCCAGCGCGGCCCGTGTTTCCCGAGCCGCCGGCTGCTGCCAGCATTGTGCCGGGCCGCCGCCTCGCGCGAAACTGCCGCACCGGCTCGTACGGGCGCTGCTCACCGCGGGACCGTATAGTAGACCCAGCCCGGCGCTGGCCTGTCACGCAACCGCGCCGCGGCGCGCGATCTGCCAGACCGAACGAGGAGTACGCACACCATGGGCTTCGAAGTCGAGGAGATCGACCATATCGCCATCGCCGTGTCGGACCTGGATGCGGCGGTGCAGGCGGCGACCACGCTGCTGGGCGCAAAGCTGCTCTGGCGCCACCCACCGAAAGAACGCGCGATCAACGACGGCGCCGTGCTGGATCTGGGCGGCATGCTGATCGTGCTCGAGCATCCGTTGGGCGAGCGCGGCATCTTCGCGGAGTTTCTGCGCCGCCGCGGGCCGGGCATCCATCACGTCGGCGTCTCGGTGACGAACCTGGATGCGGCGATGGAGGATGCGGAGAAGTGCGGGGCGCGGCTGGTCAACCCATCGCTCGACAACGCCGTGCGGCGCGAGGTGCTGGTGCACCCGAAGTCGGGGCTGGGCGTGCTCTGGCAGATGATCGAGTGGAACCCGCAGATCCGCCCCGACCGCCAGCGCCGCCGCAACGCCCTGCGCGACGGCGAGTTCGTGGTGCCGGGGCTGACGGGGTAGGCGGCGCGGCGTGGCCCCCATCCCCCGGTCCATCTCTCGTGCCCCCAATTCTAGGGGAAGGGGAGATCTTGATACGGATGATTGAGGCTGGAGGCGCGGCTGTGCGGCCACCGGTAGAGGCGCAGCCGTGACCCCGGCGTGCCGCTAACCCAACGCCCTCCTGCTCTAGCAACGCCCGATCGCCCCTCTCCCTCTCCCAATACTGGGAGAGGGAGAGGGGCCACACAGATGAGGTGAGGGTGAGGGCCGCCCCCGCGCTCAGCCCCAGACGGCGAGGGCCGTGTCCGCCACCAGCTCCAGCTTGCGCTGCTGCTCTTCCGGCGTGATCAGATTGCCCTCCGCGACCGAGGCGAAGCCACACTGCGGGCTGAGCGCCAGGCTCTCCAGCGGCAGATAGCGTGCCGCCTCCTCGATGCGGCGGCGCAGCGCATCCGCATCTTCCAGGGCGCCGCTCTTCGTCGTGATCAGGCCGAGCACGGCGACCTTGCCGCGCGGCACGAAACGCAGCGGTTCGAAGCCGCCCGAGCGTTCGCTATCGTACTCCAGCAGGAAGCGGTCCGCATTGACGCCGCCGAAGACCTGCTCGGCGATGCGGTCGTAGCCGCCGGACGTGTGCCAGGCGCTGCGGCTGTTGCCGCGGCAGATGTGCAGGCCGATCGTCACGCGGCCGCGATCCAGCCCGGCGAGCGCGGCGTTGTCGGCGGCGATGTCTTCGGCCAGCGCCCGCCCTGGATCGACGCCCAGTTCCCGCCACCGCGCCTGCCGCGACGCATCGATGTAGTCGGGGTAGTGCGGATTGTCGAGCTGGATGTACGGCACGCCTTCGTCGATCAGCGCGGCGATCTCGGCGCGCACGATCGCGGCGATCTCTCGCAGCAGCTCGGCGCGGCTCGCATAGACGCGGTCGGTCACGCCGGGCTTGTAGCCGCGCGCGGCGATGTAGGACGGCGCGGGCATCGTGATCTTGAACGGGCCGGGCGCGTGCGCCTTGAGAAAGCCGGACTCGTGCGCGGTGAGACGGCGGCGCTGCCGCAGCCGCTCGCCGATCACACGGCCGGGCACGGCGGGCTGCGCGACGGCCGCCTGCCGCCCGCCGCTCCAGGCGAGCGCCACCGGCGCGCTGCCGTCCACGTAGCCATCGACCGCGGCGGCGAAGTCGCTGGCCCAGGCGCGGCGGCGGAACTCGCCGTCGGAGAACACGTCGAGCCGCGCTCGGCGCTGCAGTTCCAGCGCGTCGAGGATCGCGCGGTCTTCGATCGCGCGCACCTCCTCGGCCGGCATACGGCCCTGGGCCAGCGCCTGCTGCGCCTCCAGGACCTCCGGCGGGCGCAGCAGGCTGCCCACGTGATCGGCGCGAAAGGCTGTTGCCATCGTCGTCATCCCCTCGCCGCGGCCGGCTGCCAGAGTTGCTTCGTCGCCAGCCGGGCGCCCTCCGCCAGCGCCGCGAATTTGGCCCAGCAGATCTCCGGATGGCCCACGCGCGGACCGAGGCCGCAGTCGGTGCCGGCGATCACGTTCTCGCGCCCCACCGCGCGGGCGTAGCGGCCCAGGCGCTGGGCGATCAGGTCCGGGTGCTCGATGAAGTCACTCGCATGACCGACGACGCCGGGCATGAGGATCTTGCCCGCCGGCAGCTTCACGTCCTCCCAGACCTGCCACTCGTGCTCGTGGCAGGGGTTCGAGGCCTCGATCGAGTAGGCCTCGGCGCGCACGTTCAGCACCAGATCCACGATCTCTTTGAGCGGAATGTCGTACTTGTGCGGCCCGTGATAGCTGCCCCAGCACATGTGGAAGCGCACGCGCTCCGGCGGCAGGTCGCGCAGCGCGTGGTTTAGCGCCTCAATGCGCAGCGCGGCGAAGCGGCGGTACTCGGGCACGTCCATGCCGGCGTTGATCTGCCAGCCGTCCGGCAGGTCGGGGTCGTCGATCTGGAGGATGAAGCCGGCGCCGACGATCGCGGCGTACTCCTCGTGCATCGCGTTGGCGATCGCTTCCAGGTACGCCTCGTCGCTGGGATAGTACTCGTTGCGCAGCCAGTGCTCGATCGTGCCCGGCGCGACGGCCGGCAGGAAGGCCTCCGTCACCGAGGCGCCGGCCAGCGCGGCCTTGAAGCGGTCGATGTCGGCCTGGATCGCCGCCTGGCCGGTGTAGCGCAGCGGCCCGGTGCAGACCGCTTCGCGGCCGGCCATGTTGCCGCGGCCGGCGAAGTACTCGGGGAAGTCAGCCAGGTCGCGGCCGTAGATCATCGCCAGCGGCGCGCCCTCCTGCCGCTCCCGCCCCTCCCAGCCGGAGAGGCGTTCGCGCGCGTAGGTCGTGAAATTGCGCTTCGACTCCTCGCCGTCGTTGACGATATCGATGCCGGACTCGATCTGCCGCTTCACCACGGCCGAGACGGCGCCGCGCACCTCGCGCTCGAACGCCCCCGCGTCGTAGGGCCGTTCCTCGTCGCGCGCCAGCAGCAGCGGCTGCAAGGCGGGCGGCCGCGGCAGGCTGCCCGCGTGGCTGGTCAGAATCCGTGCGCTGCTGCGTTGCATCGTGTCCCTCCCTGTACGTATCTGCGCATGTTCGTGGACGCGCAGCCGGCGCCGCCGGCCGCGCACCAGTATATCCGAAGGGTTCGCGCGGAGCGGATAGCTGCACGGCTGCCTGCGCACCTGCGTGAGAAGACCTGGCTGCTTCATTTCGGCGGTATGTCCGTTGGCCACTGGCGCGCATACATCGCCCGCTGGCCGGCGTCGCCGGCCTCGGTTCCTGGATAGGGCAGCCCCAGCGACGCGAGCGCGGCCTTGCCCTCTTGCACAAACAGGTCATAGGCGCGGATGTGCAGGTCGCGCAGCGCCGCAAGGTCGCGCCGCACCACGCCATCCATCACGGCGGCGCTGAGCGCTTCGAGCGTTGCCTGCTGTTCTGGCGGCAGCAGCCGGGTCATGGTGAACGGGTTCTTGAACAGCAGCCGCGGGTAGTGCTGCACGGCCATCATCATGGCGAGGTTTTCGTTGATGAAGCGCAGCTCCACGCTGGCGAACATCGCCCACTGCCCGCGCAACAGCAATCGCATTGGCCAGAGCCCGCCCTGGCGCGTGCCGTTGAAGGTGGTGCGCACCATGCCCGCAACCCTCGCCAGGGGCGGTTCCCAGCCGCTTGTCAGCGACGCGGCCAGGCCGGCCTTGTCGACGAGCAACAGCAGTGCGGGCCGCTGGACTTCGGCGCACAGGCTCGCACGCTCGAAGAACAGGTCCAGTTTCGCCGGACCGGCGAGGATCGCGTTGACGGCATGCAGCCCCGGGATCAGACCGTCCGCGAAAAACAGCACCTCGCCCAGGCGTTCCACCAGGGTGTGCCGCGCCGCGAAGACGGCGTCGAACTGCTCGTCGGGCACGGAAAGGTAGGCGTCGATATCGGAGAGGGCGTCCGCTGTGCCATCGGCGAGGCTGCCCTGGAGCCAGCAGGCGGCGATGCGATCGTCGTCGTTCGCCACGGCCGTTAAGCGGGCGATCACGGCGTCCCTGGCGCTGACAAAGCTAGCGGCGTTCGTCATCGCACGCCTCCGCGGAGACCGGCTTTGTACAATCCATCACAGACATCCGCAGTCTGCGATGCGCGAATGCTGCGGTCAATCGGTGCGGGCAGCGAGGCGACGGCGCTGCCGGGGTGCCGCGGTCCGTGCCCTCGCGGCGGTGCATGCGCTCACCCGCGCTACTTCAGCTCTGTGCGGCGCAGGCGCCGCGCCGTCCACCAGAGCGCGCCGAGCACCACCAGCAGCAGGAAGATGAAGGCTCCGGCGGGCGCCGGATACGGTTCGCCGTTCAAAAACTCGTCGCGGCGCAGGATGCCGGCGTAGACGCCAAAGGTGTAAAAGCGCACGCTCAGGTGCGCGGCCGAGGTCGAGAGCGCGGCGATCGCGCCCTCCCAGGTGAGGATGTAGATCGCGCCGATCAGCAAGGCGCGACGCAGCAGCAGGCCGAGCAGCAGGAAGACGGCGCAGTAGCCCGCGCTGCCGATCGCGCCGGCCAGCAGCAGCGCCGGCAGTTGCCCGGCGGGCGTGTCGTTTAGGCCGAGCAGCACGAAGCTGATCAGCAAGGGCAGCCAGGTCGCCGCCAGCGTGATTACGAAGGCCGCGGCGAACTTGGCCACGACGATCGAGACGGACGAGAGTGGCCGCAAGGTGAGGTAAATGAGCGTGCGGTCCTCCACCTCCGCGCCCAGCGCCTCGGTGCTGAACAGCAGGGCGACGAAGGGCAGCAGCGCCGGCAGGCCGAGGCGGTGAAACAGCTCAACCAGGTGTAGCTGGTGCGACGCCGCATCGGTCTGCGTGGCGAGCAGGACGGCGAGCAGCACGAAGATCGCGTCGAGCACCGCGACCACGATCCAGCGCCGCCCGGTAAGCAGCGCCCGCAGGCTCGCCTGAAAGATCGCCAGCGCCGGCGCGCCGCCCGCGCCGCCGCGTGTTCGTACCTGCTCGCCTGCCGCCATCGCGTTCGCTCACTCCACCAGGTAGCGGAAGACGCTCTCCAGCCCCTCGTCCAGCCCCTCGACGCCGGTCAGCCGGGCGCCGGCGTCGCGCGCCAGCCGCGGCACGGCCACGGCGAAGGCGCGGGCGTCGTTCGTCTCGACTTCAAGCCCGCCGTCCTGCAGCCGCAGCTCGACGATGCCGGGCAACTGCACCAGCGCCGCCGCCACGAGACGCGGCCGCTCGCAGAGCACACGCAGGCGGCGGGGACGGTCGTTCATCAGCTCGCGGATCTGGCGGAAGTCGCCCTCGGCGGCGAGTTTGCCGTCCACCAGCACCAGCACGTTGCTGCCCATGCGCTCGACTTCGCTGAGCACGTGCGAGGAGATCAGCACGGTGGCGCCGGTGGCGGCCATCTGGTCGAAGACACCCATCAACTCCACGCGCTGGCGCGGGTCGGCGCCGGAGAGCGGCTCGTCCAGCACCAGCACTTCGGGCTCGTGCACCAGCGCCTGCGCGACCTTCACCCGCTGGCGCATCCCCTTGCTGAATTCGCCGAGGTTGCGGTCGGCGGCGTCCAGCAGCGCCACGAGCTTCAGCGCCCGCTCGGCAGCCGCGGCCGGGTCCGGCAACCGGTAGAGCCGCGCGGCAAATTCGATGAAGCCGCGCGCCGTCATCTGTGGGTAGAGGCTCTCCTGCTCCGGCACCAGGCCGATGCGGCGGTAGAGCGCGGGATTGTCCACCACCGGCTCGCTCAGCACGCGCACAACGCCGCGGCTGGGGCGCAACTGGCCGGTCAGCAGCTTGAGCGTGGTGGACTTGCCGGCGCCGTTCGGCCCCAGCAGCGCCGTGACGCCGGGGCCGATCGCGAAGCTGATGTCGGAAAGCGCAACCTTGTCGCCGTACCACTTGCTCACGCCGCGCAGCACGATCGTGGCGCCGTCCGGCACGGGCGGCGCATCGGCGGTCGCTGAGGTCGCGGGAACCAGCTCCGTTTGCGTCATCGCGGCTCGCTTCCCTGCTCCGGTTCAGTTTCGCCGATACGGAGCGGGGATGCATAGCGGAGGGGCGGCCTTCAGCCCGCCGCGTCGACGGCCGCGAGCCCGGCGGCCAGATCGGCGATGATGTCGTCCGCGTGCTCGATGCCGACCGAGAGGCGGATCAGCCCCGGCGTGATGCCGATCGCCTCGCGTTCCGCCGGCGCATAGCCGCGGTGCGAGGTCTTGGCGGGATGTGAGATCGTCGTGCTCACATCGGCCAGGCTGGGCGCCAGCTTGATGCGGCGCAGCCCGCGCACGAAGGCCGAGGCCGCCCGCTCACCGCCCTTCAGCTCGAAGGCGGCCATTGCGCCGAAGCCGCCGCTCAGCAGACACGTCGCCCGCTCGTGCTGCGGGTGGCTTGCCAGGCCGGGATAGGCGACGCGCGACACGCCGCGCTGCTCAGCAAGAAACCGCGCCGCCTGCACGGCGTTGGCCGAGGCCCGCTCCATGCGCAGCGCCAGCGTCTTGATGCCGCGCAGCGTCAGCCAGCAGTCAAAGGGACTGGCCGTGGCGCCGAACGTGACGAGCGTGGCGCGCGCCGCTTTGACGAAGGCCGCATCAGCGGCCAGCACACCGATCGTCACGTCGCTGTGCCCGCCAAGGTACTTGGTGCCGCTGTGCAGCACCGCGTCGGCGCCGAAGGCCAGCGGCCGGCAGTGATAGGGCGTGGCGAAGGTGTTGTCCACGACGAAGCGCGCCCCGGCGCCGTGCGCCAGCTCCGCCAGCACGGGCAGGTCGGGGATGTTGAGCAGCGGGTTGCTGACCGACTCCGCGAACACCAGCTTCGCCGGCGAGGCCAGGGCGCGGGACGCCGCGTCGCTGTCGCAGAGGTCGACGAACTCCGTGCTCACGCCGAGCGCCGCCAGCGGGCCGCGCAGCATCGCCATCGTGCGGCCGTACAGCTCATGGCCGGCGACGATGCGGTCGCCACGCTGCAGGCCGGTCAGGATCGCGGCCGTGATCGCGGCCATGCCGGTGGCGGCCGCCACACCCGCTTCCGCGCCTTCCAGCCGCGCGACGAGGGCGGCGAACGCCTCCTGGTTCGGATTGCCGTCGCGGGTGTAGATGTGCCCGGCGGCGCGGCCCTCGTAGAGGTCGTCCACCGTTTCCAGTGTGGGCACGGAGAAGACGGCGGCCGTGACGATCGGCGGCGCCAGCGGCCGCGTCACCGTCTCGGGCTGCTCGTCAATCTCGGCGCAGAGCGTCTCGAAGTGTGCGGCGCTCGCGTCAGCTTCCACTCGCTCCATCGCCACCTTTCGCGCCGCGCTTGCGCACGATGTACTTGTGCCGGCCTTCGAGGATCGTCTCGCCGCGCTGGTTGGTGAGCCGGCTGCTGAAGGTGACCAGCCCGGTGGTGGTGCGCGGCTCCAGCGCGGCGACCTCCAGCTCCGGCTGCAGCGTGTCGCCGATGAAGGCCGGGCCGAGGAAGCGCGATGACTGCTCAACGAAGGCGACGATCGAGGCTTCGAACGACTGCGACAGCTCGCCCGCCCCCAGCGCCGTCATCGCCACGAGCAGCAGGCCGTGCGCCAGCGGCCGGCCGAAGCGCGTGCCCTTCGCGTACTCGACGTCGTAGTGAATCGGATGGCTGTCGCCGGTGAGGCCGGAGAAGAAGAGGAAGTGCGCGTCGGTCAGCGTCTTCGAGGGCGCACGGAAGACCTCGCCCACGCGGAAGTCCTCGAAGTAGCGCTGCATGTTGTCTCCTGAAAGGACGCAGGTTGTAGGGCGTGGGCCGTAGGGAATGGGGCGCGGCGTCGGTGGGGAGACAACCGCCTCGCCTCCGCGCGCCACCCTGCGCCGTGCGCCCTACAACCTGCGTCCTATCCCCCCGCCACCGCCGGCACGATCGCGACCTCGTCGC
This window harbors:
- a CDS encoding MFS transporter; the protein is MLSRLKRLDYKWLVAIVFMFGLFMDILDSTAVNVAIPRLQADFHNAPLSTVEWTVTGYLLSLALFIPGAGFLSDRFGTKRTFLAAMAIFVAGSALCGQARSIQELIVFRFVQGAGGGMMTPVSTAILSREFPGEERAKASALISVPVIFAPILGP
- a CDS encoding zinc-binding alcohol dehydrogenase family protein; amino-acid sequence: MKAAVYYETGGPEVFRYEEMPDPVCAPRTIVARVEAVSIEGGDVLHRAGGEMAGRPHIVGYQCAGTIIEAGEGVTERHVGQRVVITVPYGSHAEKVMVGARGSWLVPDGMDIRTAACIPIPFGTADDCLFEFGRLQAGESVLIQGGGGGVGLAAIQLAKRAGATVLATASSDEKLERLHAFGMDTGINYRERELVPAVQEATGGRGVDLVVDPVGTTLQGSLACLAYRGRCITVGNMGRSDRRLDVSNLARGNQTLTGVFLGAEMQGERVQQLIARHIADVAAGKLEVVIDRTFPLSAAAAAHAYIESRSAFGRVLLIP
- a CDS encoding VOC family protein, which gives rise to MGFEVEEIDHIAIAVSDLDAAVQAATTLLGAKLLWRHPPKERAINDGAVLDLGGMLIVLEHPLGERGIFAEFLRRRGPGIHHVGVSVTNLDAAMEDAEKCGARLVNPSLDNAVRREVLVHPKSGLGVLWQMIEWNPQIRPDRQRRRNALRDGEFVVPGLTG
- a CDS encoding cobalamin-independent methionine synthase II family protein — encoded protein: MQRSSARILTSHAGSLPRPPALQPLLLARDEERPYDAGAFEREVRGAVSAVVKRQIESGIDIVNDGEESKRNFTTYARERLSGWEGRERQEGAPLAMIYGRDLADFPEYFAGRGNMAGREAVCTGPLRYTGQAAIQADIDRFKAALAGASVTEAFLPAVAPGTIEHWLRNEYYPSDEAYLEAIANAMHEEYAAIVGAGFILQIDDPDLPDGWQINAGMDVPEYRRFAALRIEALNHALRDLPPERVRFHMCWGSYHGPHKYDIPLKEIVDLVLNVRAEAYSIEASNPCHEHEWQVWEDVKLPAGKILMPGVVGHASDFIEHPDLIAQRLGRYARAVGRENVIAGTDCGLGPRVGHPEICWAKFAALAEGARLATKQLWQPAAARG
- a CDS encoding nucleotidyltransferase domain-containing protein; the protein is MTNAASFVSARDAVIARLTAVANDDDRIAACWLQGSLADGTADALSDIDAYLSVPDEQFDAVFAARHTLVERLGEVLFFADGLIPGLHAVNAILAGPAKLDLFFERASLCAEVQRPALLLLVDKAGLAASLTSGWEPPLARVAGMVRTTFNGTRQGGLWPMRLLLRGQWAMFASVELRFINENLAMMMAVQHYPRLLFKNPFTMTRLLPPEQQATLEALSAAVMDGVVRRDLAALRDLHIRAYDLFVQEGKAALASLGLPYPGTEAGDAGQRAMYARQWPTDIPPK
- a CDS encoding ABC transporter permease, with product MAAGEQVRTRGGAGGAPALAIFQASLRALLTGRRWIVVAVLDAIFVLLAVLLATQTDAASHQLHLVELFHRLGLPALLPFVALLFSTEALGAEVEDRTLIYLTLRPLSSVSIVVAKFAAAFVITLAATWLPLLISFVLLGLNDTPAGQLPALLLAGAIGSAGYCAVFLLLGLLLRRALLIGAIYILTWEGAIAALSTSAAHLSVRFYTFGVYAGILRRDEFLNGEPYPAPAGAFIFLLLVVLGALWWTARRLRRTELK
- a CDS encoding ABC transporter ATP-binding protein — translated: MTQTELVPATSATADAPPVPDGATIVLRGVSKWYGDKVALSDISFAIGPGVTALLGPNGAGKSTTLKLLTGQLRPSRGVVRVLSEPVVDNPALYRRIGLVPEQESLYPQMTARGFIEFAARLYRLPDPAAAAERALKLVALLDAADRNLGEFSKGMRQRVKVAQALVHEPEVLVLDEPLSGADPRQRVELMGVFDQMAATGATVLISSHVLSEVERMGSNVLVLVDGKLAAEGDFRQIRELMNDRPRRLRVLCERPRLVAAALVQLPGIVELRLQDGGLEVETNDARAFAVAVPRLARDAGARLTGVEGLDEGLESVFRYLVE
- a CDS encoding aminotransferase class I/II-fold pyridoxal phosphate-dependent enzyme, which translates into the protein MEADASAAHFETLCAEIDEQPETVTRPLAPPIVTAAVFSVPTLETVDDLYEGRAAGHIYTRDGNPNQEAFAALVARLEGAEAGVAAATGMAAITAAILTGLQRGDRIVAGHELYGRTMAMLRGPLAALGVSTEFVDLCDSDAASRALASPAKLVFAESVSNPLLNIPDLPVLAELAHGAGARFVVDNTFATPYHCRPLAFGADAVLHSGTKYLGGHSDVTIGVLAADAAFVKAARATLVTFGATASPFDCWLTLRGIKTLALRMERASANAVQAARFLAEQRGVSRVAYPGLASHPQHERATCLLSGGFGAMAAFELKGGERAASAFVRGLRRIKLAPSLADVSTTISHPAKTSHRGYAPAEREAIGITPGLIRLSVGIEHADDIIADLAAGLAAVDAAG
- a CDS encoding MaoC/PaaZ C-terminal domain-containing protein, which translates into the protein MQRYFEDFRVGEVFRAPSKTLTDAHFLFFSGLTGDSHPIHYDVEYAKGTRFGRPLAHGLLLVAMTALGAGELSQSFEASIVAFVEQSSRFLGPAFIGDTLQPELEVAALEPRTTTGLVTFSSRLTNQRGETILEGRHKYIVRKRGAKGGDGASGS